The following proteins are co-located in the Phaeodactylum tricornutum CCAP 1055/1 chromosome 2, whole genome shotgun sequence genome:
- a CDS encoding predicted protein, which yields MKVCSVLFIALVAVASATETQPERHLAAVCKPKNLDFSQFSNGEFIDNVNEIPGFGVKIDVKTGSPGKCQSPKAQIIDTEGDLADGCGSDPVDSDLSSNFLGKAVIIGSKGTTCVANDCRFGGTVTFTFSKKINLKYFDLLDIDEDISATLTFFDDSVVELGSAPIIGDNGFYRWSVNSVNVKKLAVKFKRSGAIPNVVWRECPGEPGTFGDPHFKTWAGHKFDYHGQCDLVLTSAPNAAEGKGLDVHVRATHKKFFSYISATAIRIGNEVFEVANHGKVYLNGNENIDFEKDVTISGYPIKFNDTPAPNGRLQTMYNVHLSEHERIEIKVFNVFISVKIRSPSAEHFMGSSGIMGDFYTGLMFSRDGQILTNPDEFGAEWQVNADDGNIFRTVQEPQFPAKCLAPEPMDQSRMLRHGITYQQAEEACNFWNEDKEACIYDILATGDLEMAGAY from the exons ATGAAAGTCTGTTCTGTTCTCTTCATTGCTCTCGTCGCTGTCGCTTCTGCTACAGAAACCCAGCCCG AACGCCACTTGGCTGCTGTCTGCAAACCCAAGAATCTGGACTTTTCTCAGTTCTCCAACGGGGAATTCATCGATAATGTCAACGAAATTCCTGGGTTCGGCGTCAAGATCGACGTAAAAACAGGATCGCCGGGAAAATGCCAATCTCCGAAGGCTCAGATTATCGACACGGAAGGTGATCTTGCTGACGGGTGTGGCTCTGATCCCGTTGACTCGGATCTATCATCGAACTTTCTTGGCAAAGCGGTCATTATTGGATCCAAGGGAACGACATGCGTCGCTAACGATTGCCGTTTCGGAGGGACCGTTACTTTCACATTCTCCAAGAAAATCAACCTCAAGTACTTCGACCTTCTGGATATTGATGAAGACATTAGCGCCACTCTTACTTTCTTCGATGATAGCGTCGTCGAACTTGGAAGTGCGCCCATCATTGGTGACAATGGTTTCTACCGCTGGAGTGTAAACAGTGTCAATGTGAAGAAGCTTGCTGTCAAGTTTAAGCGGTCTGGAGCCATCCCCAATGTTGTTTGGCGTGAATGTCCCGGAGAACCTGGTACATTCGGGGATCCTCATTTTAAGACTTGGGCTGGTCACAAGTTTGACTATCACGGACAGTGCGATCTCGTCCTCACGAGTGCTCCAAACGCTGCCGAGGGTAAGGGACTCGACGTCCATGTTCGCGCCACCCACAAGAAGTTTTTCTCCTACATTAGCGCTACTGCAATCAGAATTGGCAACGAAGTTTTCGAAGTCGCCAATCACGGAAAGGTGTACCTTAACGGGAATGAAAACATCGATTTCGAGAAGGACGTGACCATATCGGGTTACCCCATCAAGTTCAATGACACCCCCGCTCCAAATGGTCGCCTTCAGACTATGTATAACGTCCATCTAAGCGAACACGAACGCATCGAAATCAAGGTCTTCAACGTCTTTATTTCCGTCAAGATCCGCTCCCCTAGTGCTGAGCATTTCATGGGCTCTAGCGGCATAATGGGCGATTTCTACACAGGACTCATGTTCTCGCGTGACGGCCAAATATTAACCAATCCTGACGAGTTTGGTGCTGAATGGCAGGTCAACGCTGACGATGGAAATATCTTCCGTACTGTCCAAGAACCTCAGTTCCCAGCAAAATGCCTGGCACCGGAGCCTATGGACCAATCGCGCATGCTACGGCATGGTATTACTTATCAACAGGCCGAAGAAGCCTGCAACTTCTGGAATGAGGACAAGGAGGCGTGTATTTACGACATCTTAGCTACGGGAGATCTGGAAATGGCGGGCGCCTATTAG
- a CDS encoding predicted protein translates to MAWQWCTYGVCVCTFHLLEFGVTAISNPTVVSADSFLVNHSLTYTAAALTSWTEFGLRVALVPSWNYPSMSVCVALPLVLLSQMIRSLAMATAGESFNHLIQTTKKENHVLITHGIYKLLRHPSYVGFYYWSVGTQLLLGNFLHAAAFAVVSWVFFNRRIAYEEESLCLHFPHEYPAYVARSWMGIP, encoded by the coding sequence ATGGCCTGGCAGTGGTGCACTTATGGCGTTTGTGTTTGCACCTTTCATCTCCTGGAATTTGGCGTAACTGCAATTTCGAATCCGACAGTGGTGTCAGCGGATTCGTTTTTGGTGAATCACTCTCTGACATACACCGCAGCGGCCTTAACATCATGGACAGAGTTTGGTCTTAGAGTAGCGTTGGTTCCTTCGTGGAATTATCCGAGTATGTCTGTATGCGTGGCACTCCCTTTGGTACTACTCTCCCAAATGATTCGCTCGCTGGCGATGGCAACTGCTGGTGAATCATTTAATCATCTCATTCAAACAACCAAGAAAGAAAACCATGTGTTGATTACTCACGGCATTTACAAACTACTCCGACATCCCTCCTATGTTGGATTCTACTATTGGTCCGTTGGTACGCAACTCTTGCTCGGAAATTTCCTGCATGCAGCTGCTTTCGCGGTCGTCTCATGGGTGTTTTTCAATCGTCGAATCGCCTACGAAGAAGAAAGTCTGTGCCTGCATTTTCCACATGAATATCCCGCTTATGTGGCAAGGTCATGGATGGGGATTCCC
- a CDS encoding predicted protein, with amino-acid sequence MPLSTAPAVYVVVVESHQHALEHIHFMLRRKKIFSDWSMLHFDAHPDLAVPHPIVPAIACFQPHRPLAPTRKTDKDDATSATPKNLYEMLDDTASGIAEWILPLALAAGLERIQWIRPAQSRLSQLPVGQNRYRVGAWIPHDTRSRKILSFLDLPESAPVKVDWPCPYYMDDFSCVPTDELALPQLVNLEVSEAIDCNQQDLMCSSWELDICLDYFCCRNPFLSGLEELNKELAKAFGNAVYSSLLYKSYATSDPLNLASFREQLASVLRNAEDPLYDATASFELLQSYYLSREEGISTLKFLLESLPNKPSDRRQQIDAALEVLPHITMPHDAKESLNMAIIRPRLEAARNRIPKSSSTSPFLVTVARSTDDGFTPANLVEELQNAILSMLHDIYCGCSRKPRTETALTVSSACRLRILLDYGPWEGSTLETIYRL; translated from the coding sequence ATGCCTTTGTCAACCGCTCCTGCTGTAtatgttgtcgtcgtcgaatcACATCAGCACGCCCTGGAGCATATTCACTTCATGCTTCGAAGAAAAAAAATCTTTAGTGATTGGTCAATGTTACACTTTGACGCTCATCCAGACCTGGCAGTGCCGCATCCAATTGTTCCGGCTATTGCTTGCTTTCAACCTCATCGACCTTTGGCACCAACCCGAAAGACAGACAAGGATGACGCCACAAGCGCTACACCGAAGAATCTTTACGAAATGTTGGATGACACGGCTTCTGGAATTGCCGAGTGGATTTTGCCTCTGGCTTTGGCGGCTGGATTGGAGCGGATCCAGTGGATTCGCCCTGCTCAGTCTCGTCTCTCTCAGCTTCCGGTCGGTCAAAATCGGTACCGGGTAGGAGCTTGGATTCCGCACGACACGCGCTCTAGGAAAATCCTTTCCTTTTTGGACCTGCCGGAAAGCGCTCCCGTGAAGGTAGATTGGCCGTGCCCCTACTACATGGACGACTTTTCGTGCGTGCCGACGGACGAGTTGGCTTTGCCCCAGCTTGTCAATTTAGAAGTCTCGGAAGCAATCGATTGCAATCAACAAGATTTAATGTGTTCTTCTTGGGAACTTGATATCTGCCTGGACTACTTTTGTTGCCGCAACCCGTTTCTCTCTGGTTTGGAAGAGCTGAATAAAGAGCTAGCCAAAGCTTTTGGCAATGCAGTCTATTCATCGCTACTTTACAAATCGTACGCAACGAGTGACCCTTTAAACCTGGCATCTTTTCGAGAACAATTGGCGTCTGTCTTACGAAATGCCGAAGATCCATTGTACGATGCAACAGCTTCATTTGAGCTTTTACAGTCCTACTATTTGTCAAGGGAAGAAGGAATATCTACGTTGAAATTTTTACTAGAGAGTCTACCCAATAAACCAAGCGATAGACGTCAGCAGATTGATGCAGCGTTAGAAGTCTTACCGCATATTACCATGCCACACGATGCGAAAGAATCGCTAAACATGGCCATAATTCGCCCTCGGTTGGAAGCCGCTCGAAACCGAATTCCGAAGTCGAGCTCTACGAGCCCCTTTCTTGTCACGGTTGCTCGTAGCACCGATGACGGTTTCACGCCCGCCAATCTTGTCGAAGAACTCCAAAACGCAATACTTTCCATGTTGCACGATATTTACTGTGGCTGTTCTAGAAAGCCTCGAACCGAAActgctttgactgtgagttctgCGTGCCGTCTAAGGATTCTTCTCGACTACGGTCCCTGGGAAGGGTCGACGCTCGAAACTATATACAGGTTGTAA
- a CDS encoding predicted protein codes for MSNEDKSEAELDEMDDSKIFPQRLMEVLGDENNVEAICWLPHGRAFMIRSRSLFSERVMPRFFPRKAKYSSFTRKLNRWNFVRVSSGPELGAYYHEFFLRDKPHLAAQMFCKNARAKLAMANDPNPNVTVPAIGIRPQETLPVASPPQSVALAPSQQEISVAKPQIDATILALLQQQRSKTSLDEKIKSALYPPYAPNNVQLLERQMQILQQDLAQRFLVEQLIRSASQQQQVTQPIPMLQNQQSSNRLLQMRQLMELRLNQRQGRVPQGSRASAA; via the exons ATGAGCAATGAAGACAAAAGCGAAGCGGAGCTTGACGAGATGGATGATTCCAAAATCTTTCCACAGCGCTTAATGGAAGTTCTTGGAGATGAGAACAACGTGGAGGCAATCTGCTGGTTGCCCCATGGAAGGGCGTTCATGATTCGCAGTCGGAGCCTATTTTCGGAGCGAGTGATGCCCCGCTTCTTTCCTCGCAAGGCCAAGTACTCGAGTTTCACACGCAAACTCAATCGATG GAATTTCGTGCGAGTCTCCAGCGGTCCCGAACTCGGAGCTTACTATCATGAATTCTTCCTTCGTGATAAGCCCCATTTGGCGGCGCAAATGTTTTGCAAGAACGCTCGTGCCAAGCTAGCAATGGCGAACGATCCGAATCCGAACGTGACTGTACCGGCTATCGGGATACGCCCTCAAGAAACTCTACCGGTCGCAAGTCCACCTCAATCGGTAGCTCTAGCCCCCTCTCAGCAGGAGATATCTGTAGCAAAACCACAGATCGACGCCACCATCCTGGCtttgttgcagcagcaacgcagCAAAACGTCTCTCGATGAAAAAATCAAGAGCGCACTGTACCCGCCGTATGCGCCGAACAACGTTCAGTTGCTAGAGCGGCAAATGCAAATTTTACAACAGGACCTTGCGCAAAGATTCTTGGTTGAACAGCTCATACGATCGGCTTCTCAACAGCAACAAGTCACGCAACCAATTCCTATGCTGCAAAACCAACAGAGTTCAAATCGATTGTTGCAAATGAGACAACTAATGGAATTACGCCTGAATCAGCGCCAAGGACGCGTGCCTCAAGGATCGCGGGCCTCGGCGGCGTAA
- a CDS encoding predicted protein → MIGTGESLPTRGLSSWTAKLRETAQAAASAAANFQGLDGMAAKDDYIHHDHLNVPAHRQRHRIDPHSIAVRGESPTVASAPTPFPNDHLRSDQRTPTAYLQKQQMETCSQASETTSPPRIKRLTETAATLPHHVLSKQTSNIPLLSVVSDAISDATPPGAVEPTAKFSPHHLHESPRHELYYYDDSDEEDGIAVENDPIFDSLLPQDSRCRTPKAPTHTDKKTNSPKQHRFLQDLDQRLSRPLDIEQGGEETLQEHSRGQENAWRNLLPWHRSQPKRFAPTRPEPPLTRAKFQSQSTKNVDAFTTVHSTSMLDKNDIEVLGRMKLQTSSSSNPGSPIIGIVLTVCRDHPREAFIGGTLLLSATVFFYARQFSAQDNVT, encoded by the coding sequence ATGATTGGCACGGGAGAAAGCTTACCCACGAGAGGCTTGTCGAGTTGGACGGCCAAATTGCGCGAAACGGCACAGGCGGCAGCCTCGGCCGCTGCAAATTTCCAAGGCCTCGACGGGATGGCGGCCAAAGACGATTACATTCATCACGATCATCTTAACGTCCCCGCCCATCGACAACGGCATCGCATAGATCCCCACAGTATCGCCGTAAGGGGCGAATCGCCAACAGTCGCATCGGCGCCGACTCCGTTCCCGAATGATCATCTTCGGAGCGACCAGCGAACGCCAACGGCATACCTACAGAAACAGCAAATGGAGACTTGCTCACAAGCTTCAGAAACGACATCGCCACCCAGAATAAAGCGCTTGACAGAAACAGCAGCGACCCTACCACATCATGTCTTATCAAAGCAGACTTCGAACATTCCTTTACTTTCCGTTGTCTCGGATGCGATTTCGGACGCGACCCCTCCGGGCGCCGTCGAACCGACAGCGAAGTTTTCGCCGCATCACTTACACGAATCACCCAGGCATGAGCTCTACTACTACGAtgacagtgacgaagaagacgggATCGCTGTAGAGAACGACCCGATATTTGACTCGTTATTGCCACAAGATTCCCGATGCCGAACGCCAAAGGCACCTACTCATACCGATAAGAAAACGAACTCTCCCAAACAACACCGTTTCTTGCAAGATCTAGATCAGCGTCTTTCCCGCCCACTCGATATTGAACAAGGGGGAGAAGAAACGCTACAGGAGCATAGCAGAGGTCAGGAGAACGCATGGCGAAATTTGCTACCTTGGCATCGTTCGCAACCAAAACGGTTTGCACCAACCCGACCGGAACCACCGCTTACTCGTGCCAAATTTCAGTCGCAATCCACAAAAAATGTTGATGCGTTTACTACGGTCCATTCGACGTCCATGTTGGATAAGAATGACATAGAGGTTTTGGGCAGAATGAAATTACAGACTAGCAGTAGTAGCAATCCAGGGAGCCCTATAATTGGCATCGTCCTCACAGTCTGCCGAGATCATCCCCGGGAAGCGTTCATAGGAGGAACGCTGCTCTTGAGCGCCACCGTCTTTTTCTATGCCCGTCAATTTTCCGCCCAAGACAATGTAACATAA
- a CDS encoding predicted protein encodes MNLKVISTVFAAMVAGAASDTQVADTENRELTFTKPGKCKVTNLDFSTLHKNTYVHPLALLKFGVKKVYTKSTSKKCRTPFPAVIDTSNPICDPDLKSHYGNALVVQENDHVVRDKCYLADDCVAGGQIVFEFLKKVNLKKIVVLDMDEAVTVTIKTAAGATKVFHPDRPGNGKHVELKLNVDGAVFMEVDFDGSGAVPLIVYDNCEPGGNGDPHFQTWTGHKFDYHGQCDLVLIDAPNFEGGKGLDLHIRTEQRSFFSFINGVAMKIGNDILEFSHQQVFLNGADQTGLAAENEMKFAGYPVQYSNKPLANGRDHNTYTVNIGPSERIQVNVYKQLMAVRVMDASHDNFIDAVGITGDYNSGLTLGRDGTTIIASPDLFGPEWQVNDQDPKLFATVQEPQYPAKCIAAPAADSKPRNLRHGISEKQAKEACAILGDDIEDCVFDIMATGDIEMVGAHI; translated from the exons ATGAACCTCAAAGTTATCTCTACCGTATTTGCCGCGATGGTGGCTGGGGCCGCCTCTGATACTCAAGTTGCTGATACCG AAAATCGTGAGCTTACGTTTACCAAGCCAGGAAAATGCAAAGTTACCAACCTTGACTTTAGCACACTCCATAAAAACACGTATGTGCATCCTTTGGCTCTTCTCAAGTTCGGTGTCAAAAAAGTCTATACGAAATCGACCTCGAAAAAATGCCGTACTCCATTCCCCGCGGTCATCGACACGAGCAATCCTATATGCGACCCAGATTTGAAATCACACTATGGAAACGCGCTAGTTGTTCAAGAAAACGACCATGTTGTTCGTGACAAATGTTACCTTGCCGATGATTGCGTTGCTGGTGGTCAAATCGTTTTcgagtttttgaaaaaggtcAATCTCAAGAAAATCGTTGTTTTGGACATGGACGAGGCCGTCACGGTGACAATTAAAACTGCTGCTGGCGCCACAAAGGTCTTTCATCCTGACCGTCCCGGCAACGGAAAGCACGTCGAGTTAAAGCTAAACGTCGACGGAGCCGTCTTCATGGAGGTCGATTTTGATGGCTCTGGCGCAGTTCCGCTTATTGTATATGATAATTGCGAACCAGGTGGGAACGGCGATCCTCACTTTCAAACCTGGACTGGGCACAAGTTCGACTACCATGGACAGTGTGACCTTGTCTTGATCGATGCCCCCAACTTTGAAGGTGGCAAAGGACTCGACCTCCACATTCGTACTGAGCAACGCAGCTTCTTCTCGTTCATCAACGGTGTCGCCATGAAGATCGGAAACGATATCCTCGAGTTTTCTCATCAACAGGTTTTTTTGAACGGCGCGGACCAAACTGGCTTGGCTGCCGAGAACGAGATGAAGTTTGCTGGATACCCCGTCCAGTATAGCAACAAGCCCCTCGCTAACGGACGTGACCACAACACGTACACTGTCAACATTGGACCGAGTGAGCGCATCCAGGTCAACGTATACAAGCAGCTTATGGCAGTTCGAGTTATGGACGCTAGCCATGATAATTTTATCGATGCGGTCGGGATCACTGGCGACTACAATTCAGGCTTAACGCTTGGACGTGACGGAACTACCATCATTGCTAGTCCGGACTTGTTTGGCCCTGAATGGCAGGTTAACGATCAGGATCCCAAGTTGTTCGCTACGGTGCAAGAGCCCCAGTATCCCGCCAAGTGTATCGCGGCTCCGGCTGCGGACTCCAAGCCTCGTAATCTTCGCCACGGTATCTCCGAAAAGCAGGCCAAGGAAGCGTGCGCCATCTTGGGCGACGACATCGAAGACTGTGTCTTTGACATCATGGCTACCGGTGATATTGAAATGGTTGGTGCTCACATCTGA
- a CDS encoding predicted protein: MVNSNDRSAGSYGRHWSMVVLLTSGWSVSLPSGVCSWAPASSQPRNVSPSRLLSSSSSRSSIGPSTTLHLRWNESPQRTVWEMQTALTTFTKGNVTIELHAQLHFGDLSYYDYYNSRTFNTRFDAVLYELLLDEGFLEKPQPAQADPRLHAGSKKSVGTSSSVRPTRDGLSPLQASPHDRATAAAYGWCCQVDHIQYAQPHWMHADWTRQEFLARLQSAGFPHVRSSTSSPTWEAPLWQLTKWGRIRLPDTATEAVAALLVGPPLLFTQPDALSLTSRRRLFRTLTLPESSLNWASSIAYMFRAVLWLTVPCPELSVLLVDWSTLLTTTSKDSSTLRGARISPLTLPLLESLLQGRWNTIRQLVFGQVMTSRHSIGGLDDGDDFLIFQRNERAIQILEETLAGCDEEDTATRIALLYGCSHCPDLSKKLTQLGFVPTQTTWRTAWKIDVGSNSKNVSGEYNKDRIISPEIRIAMGLLLPMYLVVGGLDWMATWHELVDALAGTSSGGMATVPTVLLQSIGVVSLYLIRHVFEYVMLSKFLLDWNEPPSASQSNFGS, encoded by the coding sequence ATGGTGAACAGCAATGATCGCTCCGCAGGGAGCTACGGACGCCACTGGAGCatggttgtgttacttaCAAGCGGATGGTCCGTAAGCTTGCCCTCTGGGGTATGTTCTTGGGCACCGGCATCGTCGCAGCCCCGGAACGTTTCGCCATCGCgcttgttgtcgtcatcttcgtcgcgATCATCCATTGGTCCGTCGACAACGTTGCACCTTCGTTGGAACGAATCGCCCCAACGAACAGTTTGGGAAATGCAAACAGCCTTGACGACCTTTACGAAAGGCAACGTGACAATCGAATTGCACGCGCAGCTGCATTTTGGCGACCTTTCCTACTACGACTACTACAATTCTCGTACTTTCAATACACGCTTTGACGCCGTCTTGTACGAATTGCTGCTGGATGAAGGCTTCCTGGAGAAACCGCAACCAGCGCAGGCCGATCCGCGTCTCCACGCGGGCTCGAAAAAGAGCGTGGGTACTTCCAGTAGTGTCAGGCCTACCCGTGACGGGCTGTCGCCATTGCAAGCGTCTCCACACGATCGTGCGACTGCAGCAGCCTACGGCTGGTGTTGTCAAGTGGACCACATTCAGTACGCACAGCCTCACTGGATGCATGCGGATTGGACGCGTCAGGAATTTCTCGCTCGGCTGCAATCGGCCGGTTTTCCTCATGTTCGTAGCAGTACCAGCTCTCCGACGTGGGAGGCACCGCTGTGGCAATTGACGAAATGGGGACGTATTCGCTTGCCGGATACCGCTACAGAAGCCGTAGCGGCACTCTTGGTTGGACCCCCGCTTCTGTTTACGCAGCCCGATGCGTTGTCCCTTACTTCTCGGCGACGTCTGTTTCGCACGTTAACTCTGCCAGAGTCGTCCTTAAATTGGGCATCCAGTATTGCTTATATGTTTCGTGCAGTATTGTGGTTAACCGTACCCTGTCCGGAACTATCGGTACTACTTGTGGACTGGTCCACgttgttgacgacgacaagcaAGGATAGTTCGACGCTTAGAGGCGCCCGTATCTCGCCACTTACGTTACCGCTGCTCGAAAGCTTACTCCAGGGTCGGTGGAACACCATACGCCAGCTCGTGTTTGGCCAGGTCATGACGAGTCGGCACAGCATTGGCGGTTTAGATGATGGCGACGACTTCCTCAttttccaacgcaacgaacgggcaattcaaattttggaagagaCGCTAGCCGGTTGTGATGAGGAGGACACTGCAACAAGGATAGCCCTTTTGTACGGCTGTAGTCATTGTCCTGACCTGAGCAAAAAATTGACGCAATTGGGTTTCGTTCCCACCCAAACGACCTGGAGGACCGCCTGGAAAATCGATGttggcagcaacagcaaaaacgTGTCAGGTGAATATAACAAAGATAGAATCATTTCCCCCGAGATTCGTATCGCTATGGGTCTTTTATTACCGATGTATCTCGTTGTTGGAGGTCTGGATTGGATGGCTACGTGGCATGAACTTGTGGACGCGCTCGCCGGCACGAGTAGCGGTGGTATGGCGACGGTTCCTACAGTCTTGTTGCAGAGCATTGGTGTCGTCTCCTTGTACCTAATTCGGCACGTATTTGAATACGTGATGCTCTCCAAGTTTTTGTTGGACTGGAATGAGCCACCTTCGGCGTCGCAGTCGAATTTTGGCAGCTAG